The following proteins come from a genomic window of Gottfriedia acidiceleris:
- a CDS encoding MerR family transcriptional regulator yields the protein MYTTSQVAEQLQLTNKKVLFFLKKGNLKVEKTHNGYLFTEEQIEQIKEIYEASMHTIEPKQNDIDHIDIIKELTQKLIQLEEKVETKANEVVSVQILEHRCEIEDLKKVVAKLENQVEQLNEQLTLLKADLEDQKKIITFKPKKRFAILSIFG from the coding sequence ATGTATACAACTTCTCAAGTGGCAGAACAATTGCAATTAACAAATAAAAAAGTATTATTTTTTTTAAAAAAAGGAAATTTAAAAGTAGAGAAAACACATAATGGATATTTATTTACAGAGGAACAAATCGAACAAATTAAAGAAATTTATGAAGCTTCGATGCATACGATTGAACCAAAACAAAATGACATTGATCATATTGACATAATAAAAGAATTAACTCAAAAATTAATTCAACTTGAAGAAAAAGTTGAAACAAAAGCAAATGAAGTCGTTTCAGTACAGATTTTGGAACATCGATGTGAAATTGAAGATTTAAAGAAAGTAGTTGCTAAACTTGAAAATCAGGTAGAACAATTAAATGAACAATTGACCTTATTAAAAGCGGATTTAGAGGATCAAAAAAAGATTATTACATTTAAACCGAAAAAACGATTTGCAATTTTATCGATATTCGGATAG
- a CDS encoding hemolysin family protein translates to MFGIGTKLLLVVVLIAFTAFFVASEFAIVKIRSSRIDQLIGEGNKKARSVKRVITHLDEYLSACQLGITVTSLGLGWLGEPAVDELLHPLLDDLHLPTAVSGTISFLLAFGIITFIHVVVGELAPKTIAIQKAEQITLTFSPALILFYKITYPFIWLFNNSARMVLKIFGLPPASEHEVAHSEEELRILLSESYKSGEINQSEFKYVNNIFDFNMRVAKEIMVPRTEMVAIDLREAFHENIHFMSTEKYTRFPVVDGDKDHVVGLINFKDVFTDFVLHKGEAEVKTLEQYIRPIIQVIESISVHDLLVKMQREHIHMSILVDEYGGTSGLVTVEDILEEIVGEIRDEFDVDEKEDISKVSENKFIIAGKVLIGEINDVFSLDIDDTDVDTIGGWILTENFDVQEGDSINYLNCTFKVLKLDGHYIKSIELTREPIKKPELEEESAT, encoded by the coding sequence TTGTTTGGAATTGGTACTAAGTTATTATTAGTTGTTGTATTAATTGCATTTACTGCCTTTTTTGTTGCATCAGAATTTGCAATTGTAAAAATTAGAAGTTCTAGAATTGATCAGTTAATTGGCGAGGGAAATAAAAAAGCAAGATCTGTAAAACGAGTAATAACACATCTCGATGAATATCTTTCAGCTTGTCAACTTGGTATAACTGTTACAAGTTTAGGACTAGGTTGGTTAGGTGAACCAGCTGTCGATGAGTTATTGCATCCATTACTTGACGATTTGCATTTACCTACTGCAGTAAGCGGCACGATCTCTTTTTTACTAGCCTTTGGAATAATTACATTTATTCATGTTGTAGTTGGTGAATTAGCTCCTAAAACAATCGCAATTCAAAAGGCTGAACAGATTACATTAACGTTTTCTCCAGCTTTGATACTTTTTTACAAAATTACTTATCCGTTTATTTGGTTGTTTAATAATTCAGCAAGGATGGTATTAAAAATATTTGGACTTCCTCCTGCTTCAGAACATGAAGTTGCTCATTCAGAGGAGGAATTAAGAATTCTACTTTCTGAAAGCTATAAAAGTGGCGAAATAAATCAATCTGAATTTAAGTATGTGAACAATATATTTGATTTCAATATGCGAGTAGCAAAAGAAATAATGGTTCCTCGAACGGAAATGGTTGCAATTGACTTACGAGAAGCTTTTCATGAGAATATTCATTTTATGAGTACAGAAAAATATACGCGTTTTCCTGTTGTAGATGGAGATAAGGACCATGTCGTTGGTTTAATAAATTTTAAAGATGTTTTTACTGATTTTGTTCTTCATAAAGGGGAAGCAGAGGTAAAAACACTTGAACAATATATTAGACCAATCATTCAAGTTATTGAATCAATATCAGTTCATGATTTACTTGTTAAAATGCAAAGAGAACATATACATATGTCGATATTAGTTGATGAGTACGGAGGTACATCTGGCTTAGTAACAGTTGAAGATATTTTAGAAGAAATTGTTGGAGAAATTCGAGATGAGTTTGATGTTGATGAGAAAGAAGATATAAGTAAAGTAAGCGAAAATAAATTCATCATTGCAGGTAAAGTTTTAATTGGTGAAATAAATGATGTTTTTAGCTTAGACATTGATGATACAGATGTTGATACAATTGGTGGATGGATTTTAACTGAAAATTTTGATGTGCAAGAAGGAGATTCGATTAACTATCTTAACTGTACATTTAAAGTCCTTAAGTTAGACGGACATTATATAAAATCAATTGAATTAACACGGGAACCGATTAAAAAACCTGAACTTGAAGAAGAAAGCGCAACTTAA
- a CDS encoding YueI family protein translates to MAGNKVEDYLIKGIYGEKQIKIEERNIFLGTIRERIEIALTTSQVMANSIYPIVEKSINKKNVTLLLNGTLPYNTISKYLLMAKKKNIPFSLVNNLPIPTPIGLVVTHNDAIDKNEIFIKDELYKSTNF, encoded by the coding sequence ATGGCTGGAAATAAAGTTGAAGATTATTTAATTAAAGGTATCTATGGCGAAAAGCAAATAAAAATTGAAGAACGAAATATTTTTTTAGGAACAATTCGCGAAAGAATTGAAATTGCGTTAACAACAAGTCAAGTGATGGCAAATTCAATTTATCCAATCGTTGAAAAATCAATCAATAAGAAAAATGTTACTTTATTATTAAATGGTACACTGCCTTATAATACAATTTCAAAATATCTTTTAATGGCAAAGAAAAAAAATATTCCCTTTTCACTAGTCAATAATTTACCCATCCCTACTCCGATTGGGCTTGTTGTTACGCATAATGACGCAATTGATAAAAATGAAATATTTATTAAAGATGAGCTTTATAAGTCAACTAATTTTTAA
- a CDS encoding histidine kinase N-terminal domain-containing protein, with protein MSIESRYSTFIKESMPTLTKNWVAQAVISDNDPFKSEIIINGTKLIDFTLLFIEGKINEDQVKDLAHKIALERAKASANIGDFVYNSNIGRSELFKHLSEFEESISLLQPLINKINYVFDQFIYFTVKQYSYLITQDIEEKKQFIDETHKERLTILGQMSASFVHEFRNPLTSIIGFVKLLKGDHPQLKYLDIIDHELHQLNFRIDQFLHVSKKEHDQIVESFLINDLFKEITEFLYPSIVNSNVVLQEGISQKIYIPGFRNELRQVLLNILMNSIDALAENDGQKTIHYQVSDLEDMIEIQIRNNGPKISEESIRTIFEPFVTTKNHGTGIGLFVCKQIIEKHDGNIKCFSDDEWTAFYITLPKEALKNSDD; from the coding sequence ATGTCAATAGAGAGTAGGTATAGCACTTTCATAAAGGAAAGTATGCCTACATTAACAAAGAATTGGGTCGCTCAAGCGGTAATAAGCGATAATGATCCATTTAAATCCGAGATTATCATTAATGGAACTAAATTGATTGACTTTACATTATTATTTATTGAGGGCAAGATAAATGAGGATCAAGTAAAAGATTTGGCACATAAAATTGCACTTGAACGAGCTAAAGCAAGTGCTAACATCGGAGATTTTGTGTATAACTCGAATATAGGTAGAAGTGAACTATTTAAACATTTGTCAGAATTTGAAGAAAGTATTAGTCTACTTCAGCCACTCATTAATAAAATTAATTACGTTTTTGACCAGTTTATTTATTTTACTGTAAAGCAATATTCATATCTCATTACACAAGATATAGAAGAGAAAAAACAATTTATTGATGAGACTCACAAAGAGCGACTTACAATTTTAGGACAAATGTCTGCTAGTTTCGTTCATGAATTCAGAAATCCACTTACTTCAATTATTGGATTTGTAAAATTACTTAAAGGAGATCATCCACAATTAAAATATTTAGACATCATAGATCATGAATTGCATCAATTAAATTTTAGAATTGATCAATTTCTTCATGTCTCGAAAAAGGAACATGATCAAATAGTGGAATCCTTTTTAATTAATGATTTATTTAAAGAAATAACAGAATTCTTATATCCGAGTATTGTCAATTCGAATGTCGTTTTACAAGAAGGAATATCTCAAAAAATATACATACCAGGTTTCAGGAATGAACTACGTCAAGTTTTACTTAATATATTAATGAATTCAATCGATGCCTTGGCTGAGAACGATGGTCAAAAAACGATTCATTATCAAGTTTCAGATTTAGAGGATATGATTGAAATTCAAATAAGAAATAATGGGCCTAAAATTAGTGAAGAAAGTATACGGACAATTTTTGAACCATTCGTTACGACAAAAAATCATGGTACTGGAATTGGCTTATTTGTATGTAAGCAAATTATTGAAAAACATGATGGCAATATTAAATGTTTTTCTGATGATGAATGGACAGCATTTTACATAACGTTGCCAAAAGAGGCATTAAAAAACTCGGATGATTAG
- a CDS encoding helix-turn-helix domain-containing protein, with translation MDKDKLIELISKNVRLIRLEKGYSQEKMATVLGISKKTLVQIEKERTSLGWTNTVAVCALFKDSMILKNFFGDEPFEVIETLAHDEMYTPKFKTLGGKLFWHEVEKKGIYRVQQNVISQHYRILDDSDYRWYSSFDQEDVMNRLSELANSQ, from the coding sequence ATGGATAAAGATAAACTAATCGAACTCATCTCAAAAAATGTAAGATTGATTCGCCTAGAAAAAGGGTATTCGCAAGAAAAAATGGCAACTGTTCTTGGAATTTCAAAAAAAACGCTCGTTCAAATTGAAAAAGAACGAACATCATTAGGATGGACAAATACAGTTGCTGTCTGTGCTTTGTTCAAGGATAGTATGATTTTAAAGAATTTTTTTGGTGATGAACCGTTTGAGGTAATTGAAACACTAGCACACGATGAAATGTATACTCCAAAATTTAAAACACTTGGAGGGAAACTGTTTTGGCATGAAGTTGAGAAAAAAGGCATCTATCGTGTTCAACAAAATGTAATTAGTCAACATTATCGTATTTTAGATGATTCAGACTACCGATGGTATAGTTCGTTTGATCAGGAAGATGTAATGAATCGCCTTTCTGAATTAGCAAACAGTCAATAG
- a CDS encoding DUF2339 domain-containing protein — translation MDEFKDRLILLKDSQNELMKEYLTLIEQYESNDLIHENQTLRKYYEEYKLQLSQLQEKYDQKSEENVKLRNSLMEQILDEKLNIIKVSRKKLETYFEGRTKEYNNRLDAFEFDAKQKIRRLFERASIELEVEKDEFRAKLRQISSELDQKIILHREQIAEEEKTLIGNVKNGLDQFSSEKVNEEIIQKRIKQNQIEMKIGLNWINKLGILLIILGVGAAFKYSYSTWFNGYMKGSIFFLLGAVMLAGGEVFFRKQKQTFALGLLGGGISVLYGSIFYSYFLLHIIDIYVGLSLSILVSLTAVLLSLRYHSRTICSLGLVGGYLPLFSYMWTFGLHGNVVYTAMGYLFLLNLCILLVSFRKRWTIVNYISFLFNTPSLAALIWLADNESISILYSIITFLMYHGITLLYPFKYKSKLTRLDVVLLSLNTVTSCGLLYFLFDEAGLKDLRGLLALIFSLVYIGLGKFIEKVMKKEKQTMFLFYATSLTFAILMIPFQFGIQWLSIGWLIEGILLSLYGSIYKFKQLTRAGWGIFLLCIGSFFVIDIGMNVLLDINNDYFDFKYSAIIIGMSILTLFYAIRQNRSDVPLFSRPIELNVITWFKYFTLVNIWFYLMYEIENVYSKNVSDQFTHYSFYQGLLVAFITIVFAYILTKMKVLYDSIVKYYCLFLYMIGYLICIYVTIQFPALKEDFSKNTFVEYLALGILIGVNIFVFFSSRDFLIAYIRRQFKSSELYPLILGIYLIGILTVFINIQLQLNNVGLAISLLYLLLAISYILYGFRKRYMYIRRLGLGLTLVSTGKLIFFDLSFLSSGSKIIAYFSFGFVLIGVSFIYQRVSSRLGEQHGQVDSKN, via the coding sequence ATGGATGAGTTTAAAGACAGGTTAATACTCTTGAAAGATAGTCAGAATGAGTTGATGAAGGAGTATCTGACCTTAATTGAGCAGTATGAGTCAAATGATTTGATTCATGAAAATCAAACTTTACGAAAGTATTACGAAGAGTATAAGCTTCAATTGTCTCAATTACAGGAAAAGTATGATCAAAAATCAGAAGAGAATGTTAAATTACGAAATTCATTGATGGAGCAAATTCTTGATGAGAAGCTCAATATTATTAAAGTATCTCGGAAGAAATTAGAAACTTATTTTGAAGGAAGAACAAAAGAATATAATAACCGCTTAGATGCGTTTGAATTTGATGCAAAACAAAAAATCAGGCGTCTATTTGAAAGGGCTTCCATTGAGTTAGAAGTAGAAAAAGATGAGTTTAGAGCGAAGCTAAGGCAAATTTCCTCAGAATTAGATCAAAAAATTATTTTGCATCGTGAGCAAATAGCAGAAGAAGAGAAAACGCTAATCGGTAATGTCAAAAATGGTTTAGACCAATTTTCTTCAGAAAAAGTAAATGAAGAAATAATTCAAAAACGAATAAAACAAAATCAAATCGAAATGAAAATCGGTTTGAATTGGATCAATAAACTTGGAATTCTCCTAATTATATTAGGGGTTGGGGCTGCATTTAAATATTCATATTCCACTTGGTTTAACGGCTATATGAAAGGGAGTATATTTTTCCTGCTTGGGGCAGTAATGCTGGCAGGTGGTGAAGTGTTTTTCCGAAAGCAAAAACAGACGTTTGCCTTAGGACTTTTAGGAGGCGGAATTTCGGTCTTATATGGATCGATTTTTTATAGTTATTTTTTATTACATATAATAGACATTTATGTAGGATTGTCTTTATCTATTTTAGTTTCTTTAACCGCAGTACTTTTATCATTAAGATATCATTCAAGGACTATTTGTTCACTTGGACTAGTAGGAGGTTATCTTCCATTATTTTCATATATGTGGACTTTTGGCCTCCACGGAAATGTTGTTTACACAGCGATGGGTTATCTTTTTCTATTAAATCTTTGCATATTGTTAGTTTCATTTAGAAAACGTTGGACGATTGTAAATTACATTAGTTTTTTATTTAATACACCTTCTTTAGCTGCATTAATATGGTTAGCTGATAATGAATCAATTAGCATATTGTACTCAATCATTACATTCTTAATGTACCATGGTATCACTTTATTGTATCCATTTAAATACAAATCAAAGCTTACTAGACTTGACGTTGTATTATTGTCTTTAAACACAGTGACTAGTTGCGGTTTATTATACTTCCTATTTGACGAAGCGGGATTAAAGGACTTAAGAGGCTTATTAGCACTTATTTTTAGTCTTGTGTATATAGGTTTGGGAAAATTCATCGAGAAAGTCATGAAGAAAGAAAAACAAACGATGTTCTTATTTTATGCGACATCACTTACATTTGCTATCTTAATGATTCCGTTCCAGTTTGGAATCCAGTGGTTATCTATAGGATGGCTTATTGAGGGGATTCTGTTAAGCCTTTATGGAAGTATTTATAAATTCAAGCAACTAACTAGAGCTGGTTGGGGCATATTCCTTCTATGTATTGGATCATTTTTTGTTATTGATATCGGAATGAATGTATTACTAGATATTAACAATGATTATTTTGATTTTAAATATAGTGCGATTATTATTGGTATGTCGATTCTTACTTTATTTTATGCGATACGACAAAATCGAAGTGATGTACCACTTTTCTCTCGACCGATCGAGTTAAATGTAATTACTTGGTTTAAATATTTTACTCTAGTTAATATATGGTTTTATTTAATGTATGAGATTGAAAATGTATATAGCAAAAATGTATCTGATCAATTTACACATTATTCTTTTTATCAAGGGTTACTAGTAGCATTTATTACGATTGTATTTGCATATATTCTTACTAAAATGAAAGTCCTTTATGACAGTATTGTGAAGTATTATTGTTTATTCCTATACATGATCGGGTATTTAATTTGTATTTATGTAACGATTCAATTCCCGGCATTGAAGGAAGATTTTTCAAAAAATACATTTGTCGAATATCTTGCCTTAGGTATATTGATTGGTGTTAATATTTTCGTGTTTTTCAGCAGTCGGGACTTCTTAATTGCATATATTCGAAGACAATTTAAAAGTAGTGAATTGTATCCTTTAATTTTAGGAATCTACTTAATAGGAATCCTTACAGTATTCATAAATATACAGCTTCAATTAAATAATGTAGGATTAGCAATTAGTTTATTATATTTATTGCTAGCAATTTCTTATATTTTGTATGGCTTCCGTAAGCGATATATGTATATTAGAAGATTAGGTCTTGGACTAACTCTTGTATCAACAGGAAAGTTAATCTTTTTTGATTTATCTTTTCTATCTTCGGGAAGTAAGATAATCGCATATTTCAGTTTCGGTTTTGTACTTATTGGCGTGTCATTTATTTATCAAAGAGTTTCATCAAGACTGGGGGAGCAGCATGGTCAAGTTGATTCGAAAAATTAG
- a CDS encoding DUF3999 domain-containing protein, whose protein sequence is MVKLIRKISLIASISSLVYMLPVFTVIEAKDKSKDWHFSKSIDIPDNNKYQSFFLDEEVYAGADENLNDLRIVNSKGQFVPFYIENGYKESQEQNIVYSSTLVNTAKKDQNTILDFRITPIKENEDIQGDTLLIDLPNIDFLKHVEVYGSYDGNLWEYIKKNDLYRTDRLENKIINLGTVHKYSFYRVKVLDNVENLIFKQLHLVHKTYDFKWNDYKKTSNPTFKIKEVSKLTDIEIQNKNRLKIKTIMLDVDNNFTRAYSVFDPKDNEIQVDGKNEIYHINFKNVQINDTTITAVTPITQPYFTIKINNEDNPPLDIKGIKVEYFLDKIIFEDQSTGPYKLLYGNDHVEAPKYDIENFKQYIQKENLALGKLKEQMIVSPIVDSQKPRWFQTKIWFNAIIIAVSLVLIVFLTIKMSRPKK, encoded by the coding sequence ATGGTCAAGTTGATTCGAAAAATTAGTTTAATTGCTAGTATTTCTTCTTTGGTTTATATGTTACCCGTCTTTACAGTTATCGAAGCAAAGGATAAAAGTAAGGATTGGCATTTTTCCAAGTCAATTGATATACCAGATAATAATAAATACCAATCATTTTTTTTGGATGAAGAAGTATATGCCGGAGCAGATGAGAATTTAAATGACCTTCGAATCGTAAACAGTAAGGGGCAGTTTGTTCCATTTTATATAGAAAATGGCTATAAAGAATCGCAGGAGCAAAACATAGTCTATTCTTCAACCTTAGTGAATACGGCAAAGAAAGATCAAAATACGATCTTGGATTTTCGTATCACCCCAATAAAAGAAAATGAGGATATTCAAGGAGATACACTACTGATCGATTTGCCGAATATAGATTTTTTAAAGCATGTAGAAGTCTATGGTAGTTATGATGGTAATCTGTGGGAGTATATAAAGAAAAATGACCTGTACCGGACTGATCGATTAGAAAATAAAATAATTAATCTTGGCACTGTCCATAAATATAGTTTTTATCGAGTAAAAGTGCTAGATAATGTTGAAAATCTGATTTTTAAACAGCTACATTTAGTTCATAAAACTTACGATTTTAAATGGAATGATTATAAGAAAACTAGTAATCCCACTTTTAAAATTAAAGAGGTTTCTAAGCTGACGGATATTGAAATCCAGAATAAAAATAGGCTTAAAATCAAGACAATAATGCTGGACGTTGATAATAATTTTACTAGAGCTTATTCTGTATTTGACCCGAAGGATAATGAAATTCAAGTTGATGGTAAAAATGAAATCTATCACATTAATTTTAAAAACGTTCAAATTAACGATACTACGATCACAGCAGTAACTCCAATTACGCAGCCATATTTTACAATAAAAATTAATAACGAGGACAATCCACCATTGGATATAAAGGGAATAAAGGTCGAATATTTTTTGGATAAGATTATATTTGAGGACCAAAGTACTGGGCCATACAAGTTGCTTTATGGGAACGATCATGTAGAAGCACCAAAGTATGATATTGAGAACTTCAAACAGTATATTCAAAAAGAAAATTTGGCGTTAGGGAAATTAAAAGAACAAATGATTGTCTCGCCTATCGTAGACTCTCAAAAACCTCGGTGGTTTCAAACGAAAATTTGGTTTAATGCAATTATAATTGCGGTGTCACTAGTGCTTATTGTTTTTCTTACAATAAAGATGAGCAGACCCAAAAAATAA
- a CDS encoding DUF4397 domain-containing protein, translating to MNKVVQKNRINPNIFNHFSSYSKKENNLFQVNYIQFDSFQRLINNKSPISYKQDKIIKKNLAFIRLLNVLPKKISLDIYINRTKFISNLTFKESSHYLTLPSGEHLVEIFKTNDQKPIHSEQISLLAEQNYTMAIGHKLDQISLFSYMDNHSLHKEEAKIRFINLSPNSPNLDFAVKAGEGDVVFPNVPYAKASEYLPISPMTVNLEIRLTGTKTIIFPLYKSKFEENIVYDLISVGCVEENPKFEVIILF from the coding sequence TTGAACAAAGTCGTACAAAAAAATCGAATAAACCCAAATATTTTTAATCATTTTTCATCCTATTCAAAAAAAGAAAACAATTTGTTCCAAGTTAATTATATTCAATTTGATTCGTTCCAAAGGCTAATAAATAATAAATCACCCATAAGTTATAAACAGGACAAAATAATAAAAAAAAATTTAGCTTTTATAAGACTCCTTAATGTTTTACCTAAAAAAATAAGCTTAGACATTTATATTAATCGTACTAAATTTATTTCGAATTTAACTTTTAAAGAATCATCTCACTATTTAACTTTACCATCAGGGGAACACTTAGTTGAAATTTTTAAAACGAATGATCAAAAACCAATTCATTCAGAACAAATATCTTTACTCGCAGAACAAAATTATACGATGGCTATTGGACATAAATTAGACCAAATCTCCCTGTTTTCATATATGGATAATCATTCCTTGCATAAAGAAGAAGCTAAAATTCGTTTTATTAATCTATCTCCTAATTCTCCAAATCTAGATTTTGCAGTAAAGGCTGGTGAAGGCGACGTTGTTTTCCCAAATGTCCCATACGCAAAAGCCTCCGAATATCTGCCTATATCCCCTATGACGGTTAATTTGGAAATACGATTAACAGGTACGAAAACGATCATATTTCCTCTTTATAAATCAAAGTTTGAAGAAAATATAGTATATGATTTAATTTCAGTAGGGTGTGTTGAAGAGAACCCCAAATTTGAAGTTATTATATTATTTTAG
- the ade gene encoding adenine deaminase, with the protein MNLHEMKSSTKAEKADFLIINGKIINVFSKEIIEDSIAITNGIIVGIGDYEANVVIDAEGKYISPGFIDSHVHIESSMVLPSEYARTVLPHGVTTVICDPHEIANVSGVDGIKMMLDASENIPLDVRVMLPSCVPATSLERGGAILYAEHLEPFMTHPRVLGLAEVMDYPAVMSMEKQMIDKLKLAHAYQKPIDGHLAGLTKNEINTYSYAGISTDHECTNVQEVMERLRAGLYVAFREGSAARNLKDLLPAVNDRNAQRIMYCTDDKHLDDIMKEGSIDFCIRTAIKYGIDPVTAYSMATLNPATCYGLKQKGAIAPGYEASFVFLNDLELVEITDVWCKNEFIVKNKEISKLIKNEESNLIDSKVSLGDLKIEDLELKTDSKTLANIIEINPNSIVTNHLKEKLSSEYTTHFIPSVAENLCKIAVIDRYHSEKEIGLGIVKGLNLIDGAIATTIAHDSHQLIVAGMNDHDMYLAIKTIEEMNGGIVVVSSGKVIAKLSLPIGGLMSNKSAEEVEVGLHQIEKSLLQIRPNNSFNAFLTLAFLALPVIPSIKLTTKGLFNVNEFKFIPVFPS; encoded by the coding sequence ATGAACTTACATGAAATGAAATCGTCAACAAAAGCTGAAAAGGCTGATTTTTTAATTATAAATGGGAAAATAATAAATGTTTTTTCGAAAGAAATAATAGAAGATTCAATTGCAATTACAAATGGAATAATAGTTGGAATAGGTGATTATGAAGCTAATGTAGTAATAGATGCTGAAGGAAAATATATATCACCTGGCTTTATTGATTCCCACGTTCATATTGAATCATCAATGGTTTTACCTAGTGAATATGCGAGAACTGTACTACCACATGGAGTAACAACTGTTATTTGCGATCCACATGAAATAGCAAATGTTTCTGGAGTGGATGGAATTAAAATGATGTTAGACGCTTCAGAAAATATTCCGTTAGACGTAAGAGTTATGTTACCGTCATGTGTACCTGCAACTTCTTTAGAGCGTGGGGGAGCCATACTTTATGCAGAACATCTAGAGCCTTTTATGACACATCCAAGAGTACTTGGATTAGCTGAAGTAATGGATTATCCTGCAGTTATGTCGATGGAAAAACAAATGATTGATAAATTAAAATTAGCTCACGCTTATCAAAAGCCGATCGATGGTCATTTAGCTGGATTAACCAAAAATGAAATAAACACATATTCGTATGCAGGTATTTCAACTGATCATGAATGTACAAATGTTCAGGAAGTAATGGAAAGACTGAGAGCAGGGTTATATGTTGCATTTAGAGAAGGGTCCGCTGCAAGAAATCTAAAGGATTTATTACCTGCAGTAAATGATCGAAATGCACAGCGAATTATGTATTGCACAGATGATAAACATTTAGACGATATCATGAAAGAAGGTTCGATTGATTTTTGTATTCGAACAGCAATCAAATATGGAATTGACCCAGTGACTGCCTATTCAATGGCAACATTAAACCCAGCAACATGCTATGGTTTAAAACAAAAAGGTGCAATTGCTCCAGGGTATGAAGCAAGCTTTGTTTTTTTAAACGATTTAGAATTAGTAGAAATTACGGACGTTTGGTGTAAAAATGAGTTTATCGTTAAAAACAAAGAAATTAGTAAACTTATTAAAAATGAAGAGTCAAATTTAATTGATTCAAAAGTAAGCTTAGGAGATCTAAAAATTGAAGATCTTGAATTAAAAACAGACTCTAAAACGCTAGCAAATATAATAGAAATTAATCCGAATAGTATAGTAACAAACCATTTAAAAGAAAAATTATCAAGTGAATACACTACTCATTTTATTCCAAGTGTCGCCGAAAACTTATGTAAAATAGCAGTAATAGATCGCTACCATTCTGAAAAAGAGATTGGTCTAGGAATTGTTAAAGGTTTAAATTTAATTGACGGAGCAATCGCTACAACCATTGCTCATGATTCACACCAATTAATCGTTGCTGGTATGAATGATCATGATATGTACCTTGCCATTAAAACAATTGAAGAAATGAACGGTGGAATAGTCGTCGTATCATCTGGAAAAGTAATTGCCAAATTATCCTTACCGATAGGCGGTTTAATGAGTAATAAATCTGCTGAAGAAGTAGAAGTAGGTTTACATCAAATTGAAAAATCATTACTTCAAATTAGACCAAACAATTCATTTAACGCTTTTTTAACATTAGCATTTCTAGCGCTGCCTGTTATTCCGAGTATAAAACTAACTACTAAAGGTTTATTTAATGTAAATGAATTTAAATTTATTCCAGTTTTTCCGAGTTGA